GGGTGGCCGGGTCCACAAGGTAATAAACAAACTCCTCAAAGGAGACATCGTTTCCTTTCTCCAGAGCCTCCGGCTGTGGGTCCGGTCTGTGCCGCCGCACTATCTTTGTGCCGTATCGTTTATGAAAAGCTGTGTTGTAACTTCTTGTAAATTTGTTGCGGTACGCAGAGACCAGCCGCTCGAAGGGCTCCCGTACGAAGATGAACTTCAGGTAGGAGCGCAGGCGCTGGTTAATCTGGGAGGTGGAGTACTCTGATAGAGTGCGGAGGTTTCCCGGGACATGGGCCTCGTTAGCAGGGATCGCCAGTGGGTCTCTGAGGGACCCGGTGACGCCTGTCAGAACCATGAGCACCCGCTTCCAGTTGGTGCAGGCCACTTTGGGCACGTAGCAGTACAGTAAGCCGTGCTGGTCGTCCACGATGACATGTTTAAGGTCCTCAGGGATGAGGACTCTGCGTTTCCGGGTGTAGGAGCGGCAGGCGTCTTCTAACACCTCCCGTCTGCCCTGATGGATCGCCTGGACTGGTGACTCAACCtacaagaaacagaaaaagaagaattaagCAAGAGGAACTATTTATCACTAATAAACAACGTTTTTCTCATAGTTTTGGCCATGATTCATATGGTCATAGTAACATTGTACTCTCAAAGTTAATTCAAAGTCAGATTAACCAAAGAACACCAGCAGTCTGTGACAATCAGATCTAGGTAGGGGTGTCAGTTTCGGTTAATTTTACGTTTGATAGTCCGAAACTCATTAACCACTCACTAACCGActcatttttatgaaaaaatgcAAATCATCAATACGAGAGGCACAGAGTCCCAGGAGACACACATGCCCAAGTTAGCTGCCACAATGTTTTGGGCATTATCGTGGATGCAAGCCGACCATCGGTTTCGAGCGTTGAAGACCTTTCATTCCACCACACAGGTCAGATTTCAGCGAGGTTGTCTTATGTGCCGAACCAAGAAGCTCTGAGTGAGGAGCACACTGGACTACCTCTCCCAGTCAGCATTGAAGAAGTGACAGGTAAGCTAGTTGTGACTTAACCGATTGACAGTTAACCATTGATATCCCAACCCTGAGGTTAGCCAACATATTTGTAGGAGAAAACAACGACAAATGCTAAAATTATCAtctgaaactgtaaaatctTCAGTTGTCTTCAGACCCAGTCGACACTGGCTCAAATGACATCACAACTTTTTCACATAAGCAGTATAAGTAAATCAGTGGAAATCCCCTTCAAGCGTTTGTGACAGGAGAAAAGCTCGTGTCAATTTTTATGTCACTTTACAGTCAGCCCTCGGAGACCATACTGAGAAAAGCCATCAGAATGTATAACATAGAGGTTAGCCAAGTGGAGCAGATATCCTGCCCTCTCTGCATAGAGCCAAGTTCTCTTCTTATGAGAAAGTATATTTACAGATACTTCTCCCCTGGAGGTCTTAATCATGGTAAATCCCTTGCCATCTGCATACCGCCTTAATAAAATCACAGGTCAGCCAGTTCAGCTTGGCCTCCTCATGGCACAAACGCCTTATTTACTTCTTTCATTTACTCAGCCAGGCTCACCAATGCAGCGGTCGGAGCCTTGAGCCTCTGGGTTTGACTCGGTGCCTGACACTATGTGTGGCTCTCTGTGTTTACTGGCAGACACTGGAACATCAGCATCAGGGATACACCGGACTGGCCAAAGACTGTCGAGCCAACACTGACCCTTCTCTCAGCAGGAGTTTGTCGACTTTGTGTATACAACACTGTACTTCAATCCCTTCACGGATATCAAATGCACGACTTACTAGCGTTTCCTGACCAAATGTAAATAGCCACCAAAGGAAAAACATATGATTCAAAGAGAATATCAAAAtcttctgtttgtgttggatagatacagtatatactcATGTCAATCGTGTGAAAAGCTGCACTTACATGTAAGCCTTAGACTAACTAGGTAACCAAATCAATACGTCACACATTTCACCAAACCCAAGGCATCATAATCCAATGgttctcaaatgttttcatatcaagGACCTCTAAACTGACCCAAATTAGACCACCCACATTTGACAAGATTTTGTCCTTGGGTCCAAAAATAGTCATACATTCTGTCATAGTGTTACTTAAAGATGGAattacagagaaaataaatcatccCCCTTTCCGGTGAGGACACCCTGGAACCCACTCAAGGAAACCTGAAACATAATCTATGCAAGATCCTTTGAAAGAAGTgtaaagacagaagaaaaaactcaGGGAGAGATTTTTATCCTATGATGTGGAATTAAATTAAAGAACACACATTTATAGGTGTTTTTTTAGGGTTGTATGCTCTCTCTTATCGATGTATTTATATTAACTAATCAAATGactacatgtaatgtgaaagtaAGGTTTGTAGTGACAAAACCACAAGGAATTTTCACCCAACTTTGCAATTCTCTTTAACTCTATACAAAGCTTTTAGCGTCtttaagctcattgttttggtttcacgGCCCAAaactcttttttgttttgggtCTTTCCCACCGTCAGGCACATAGACAACAGTTAGTGACTAGCCaatgaacatagtggagcatttggCAGCCaaagagtcagatatttccctcaggagttggagATTACAACCAAGGAGAGTGAATACTGGACTCATGTTCTTCACGACTTTAAATGAATGCCAATGTTGCTTCAGGTCGACCAGATGTTAGCTAACATAACCGAGGTAATGTGTGGCATTTCCAGCTTGTTCCACTGcttcaaagcagcagagagaaaaaaagaatgaaatagTGTTGAGACTTTTTATAAAAGTATGTATATTTCCTCTTAATGTCTGGCTGTTTTTGGTCGTCTAACTGCAGGTCAGATGGtcaaatgtttcatttgaagAATATTTTGGGTATTCAGACAAATTATCTTTCACATTTCCTTATTATCATATAATCATGTGTATCAGTCAAATAAAACCCATTGACAACTGATCAAAATATTTAATCTAAAGATATAAATGTGTGGTCGTCCACAGAGCTGGATTTATTTTGGCATCTGCATGGGACGCTGGTCTGCAGGCCATTATCCTCCATTATTGTCATTTTGCCTTTCACTTAATTACATGCTGCACATTAGAATAAAAATGCACCAAGCAAGGCACAGAAGAACAAAAGCATTAACATACTGTGTTTtcatatgtaaataaatacaacaatcTTGCATTAATCCAATTCACCGCTGTTTCCATCCTGACAGCTTAGCAGCTTCCTCCCGCTGGGGAAGCATTTAAGTggaaaggaacaaaaaaaatatcacaagcaATTAAAAGTAAATCATGTCTGCTGGAGCTGCTTGTTTTCTGGCGTGTACACCTTCCTTCTCCTCACAGGGAGACTTAACTGGAAACAGCTGTATCAGAGCTGTTTTAACTGCACTGTGTCTCCAAGAACAGCTCAAACACATGGATGAATATCTGACAATATGTATGGatttacacagagataaagtgTCTATTCAGTGCCCCACCCAGTGGTGTCTATTAGAGAAAATCCCCTTTTAGTTCTTTCATTTCAAAACGCAAACATGATTAAAAGCTCAACCACAACAGTCATAATGTGCAGACGAGCTCTTGTTTTAAAAGGCCTCTTGAGTCAACCGTGTGTTCAATATGAAATGTGATTTGGTTCCAAACACAGCGGGGCtgcaaagacattttaaattacGTGAATACATCAGCACCCAGTGATGCAgtgacaatactgcagagaaaCTCCATGAAATGAGATGATGAGTTCAAAGTAGAGACACTCATGGCAACACTGGTAATAAAGGCTTGTATGTGGTCATACATCTGTGTAATTATGAGCTCCAAACATCTCGTACTTTTAACTGATCCCTTGAGCGTTGAGTACTGTTTAAGAAGCAGGCTGCAGCTGGATGAAAATGggctaataaataaataatcctcTCATTTACTGCATTTCCTAATAGGTAGGACTAATGTCTAGTTCCATAAAGGAAAGCTGTCCAGCTATCCGGACATGATACTCTACCTTATCAGAAGATCTGACgctacaaaacaaaaccatttaCTGGCtgcatatgttgtttttaaaaagataagaTGAAAACATATAAGCGTTGCAGTGATACAGTGATACTGATGTGTATCAGCTGAGACTGATGGGTATGCCATTTTTTCAGGTATGTGGTCATAATCCAACATATTGGACATATTTAAATATTGACGTGATGGTGGAATCACCATTGTTATTACAaatcatcctgaggggaacattaAGATACAAGTCTTCACCAAATTTCCAAACCATTTAATAGCTGTagagacatttcacaaaaaaacatctgatgtAAACCTCATTGTGACACTTGAGGAAAAGTCAGTGacttcatcctctggagaccatgaatgtctgtacaaaaatTCACGGAAGTCCATTCAGTAAGATATTCCAGTCGGGACCAAGTAATGGACAAACCGGCTGATGGACAGAGAGTCTGAAGTTCTGTTGAGAGTTTGGCAAAGAAGCAAAAGAAGATTGTGATAACACTAGCATTCCTCACATAGTCTAAATTACACTGTATGATACTTTAATGTACAATACTGAGGTCACTGATGTGTCTACATGTAGACaaaatgttgtaatgttttCATGATACTGCCTCACACTGTGTAATCCATACAAAGAAATCAAATGCCTCTGTGAGCATCATGTTTCTCCTGCTCTCATCGAATGCAGCTCTAAAGTTACTGGTGTCTCGTCTGCAGTATAAAGCCATGAATCCTCCTCAATAAATGTCACTGGTGTAATTCAACAAAGATGGCTGacctttttttctgcaggatAAAACAACATCAAAGCAGCGGTACCTGACATGAAAAATATCACGATGATCAAAACATCACAAAGATCTGGCGTGATGTGTGCTGTATCAGCCAGTTAGTAATTCAGAGCAGGAGAAACTGAGATCACTGAGCTTTATAAGGGCTGGTTCAAGAcagatggatttaactgaaagTCATGCATTTATTGTTCTTACATAGCTCTGCATACACCTACTCAGGTCATACAGACTGAGCAGATCCCACACACAGGGACCTGaacagacattttatagaccagtGGCTCCATTACCAAACAGCGATCACTAGAAATGCTGTGCAACACCCGAAGCCTCATTACAGCCACGCTGATGTCAGCTTACCACACTCGACTGTTAGCTTATTACACGGTTAAACAACTATGATCTGCAGGAAATCTGGTGAAAACGTTTCCAGAGCATGGAGTTTGCGTACTGCACTTCTAAAGAAATGATGTAAATACTGAGCATTTCTCCAAACCATAGAGGTCCAGCTCATCCTACTTACACCTAGTGGTACCCAGCCAGGCAGCTTTTACGGTGAGGTTTTCACATATCCGTATCTGAAACCTCTGCCTTCACTTCTCCACCTCATTAAAATGGAGGGTAATGGAATTGCGGGTAATGAGTAATGGAATATTGAAAAATTACACTTGATCTCGCTGTGAACAGCTTTTTATTGGCCTGAACTAAAATCTCCCAAAAAACTATGCAAGCTGTTCACAGACATGATGTCATCACTCATTAAACAGGAAGGTGGCAGGCTCTCTCCAGaattacagcagcagcaataaTACATGTAATAATTATGGTAATTATGTGATTATTTGGTCCACATGGGCAATTAAGCCTACAgctacatttaaacattaattagACATATAAGAATTACGTTTATACAAATGGAAAATAGTGCATTGGaatacttcttcttctttctttttcttttttaaatactgcGCTGCTCTCCGGTGTATTCTTGCCACACAGTTCACAATCTTTTGGTATGGATCCTACACCGAGATTTAAAACCAGAACCCTATTAGATAAAGATATTCTCATcagggtaaaaaaaaccctccttAGACACAGCAATGAATACACTCAACACTGTGACACACTCACTAGTGATGGCAAATAACTGAGTATTTGTTcatcagctgacagcagagaaattGACTGTACTTGTTCTATTTTTCTCCACAGTTGTTAGCCTTGATTCCACGCAAGTCTTGTGAGCTGatcacactgtagaaatgttTGACCACCAGCTGACAGTGGGATGTTACAGACTTTAATTACTGtgggattttttaaaacatttaaaccatTTGCACAAGTCATttgacacagacacagtgtcCACCAGATAAGCTGCTCGACACTGACAGAGTTGACCATGATGCAATATAGGGGATGGACATAATAATGCAAACCAAATGAAAAGAGGGTGTAAATTTCACTGACTTTAAAGTCACCTCTGAAATCACTGCTGCAAAGGTTTACATTAGGTTTTGTGGCGTTAACAGTTTTTGTCAAACCCCAATACAGTGAAGTCATTTTATGGTTTCAAAACATGATGTTAAGTTCACAATTTCTGACACCTCAGTAAACATGTGATAAAGATGACGTTTTATATTTGAAATATGATCTGAAGAAAACAGATTAAAGCATATATGTCTGTCATCAGTAGGTCATTATCAGTTAATTGTTTAacacaaatgtaagaaaaacaagTATTGTTTAGTTTATTACAGATGGTGATAGTTTTGAGCCAATGAGCTCATCTGGAAGGCCAACATCAGTATTGACACAGTTATGATTTAAGATCTGCCTGTATACACTGCAGGTATCTATGATAATGCGATATATCtggcatatatatatacatatatactatatatgtatatatatacacaggaTGAATTCCATACAGTTTgttgttactttgttttatgCTAGCATTGCCaacattaatttcttttatgCTTACAATCTTTTATGCTGACAATAaacgttattattattatgccgTTACTTTCTTTGATGCTAACATGACTTTCTTTTATGCTAACGTTACTTTCTTTTACTCTAATGTTACTTTCTTTTATTCTAACGTTACTTTCTTTTATGGTACTGTTACTTTCTTTTACTCTAATGTTACTTTCTTTTATTCTAACGTTACTTTCTTTTATGGTACTGTTACTTTCTTTTACTCTAATGTTACTTTCTTTTATTCTAACGTTACTTTCTTTTATGGTACTGTTACTTTCTTTTACTCTAATGTTACTTTCTTTTATTCTAACGTTACTTTCTTTTATTCTAATGTTACTTTCTTTTATGctaacattattttcttttatgctAACGTTACTTTCTTTTACTCTAATGTTGCTTTCTTTTATGctaacattattttcttttactctaATGTTACTTTCTTTTATTCTGTTACTTTCTTTTATTCTAACGTTACTTTC
This Pagrus major chromosome 6, Pma_NU_1.0 DNA region includes the following protein-coding sequences:
- the LOC140997750 gene encoding carbohydrate sulfotransferase 11, whose product is MRKPKVIRMVFALSLGCFIMVILYFNSSLKPASESVDDRSSGQKSRRSPLQTLYDGDQVESPVQAIHQGRREVLEDACRSYTRKRRVLIPEDLKHVIVDDQHGLLYCYVPKVACTNWKRVLMVLTGVTGSLRDPLAIPANEAHVPGNLRTLSEYSTSQINQRLRSYLKFIFVREPFERLVSAYRNKFTRSYNTAFHKRYGTKIVRRHRPDPQPEALEKGNDVSFEEFVYYLVDPATQREEPFNEHWERVHSLCHPCLIHYDVVGKYETLEQDSRYVLQLAGVEDQVSFPTSSKSTRTTGDMAAEFFQNISPFYQKKLYNLYRMDFLLFNYSIPAYLKFR